From the Astatotilapia calliptera chromosome 6, fAstCal1.2, whole genome shotgun sequence genome, one window contains:
- the LOC113023347 gene encoding putative nuclease HARBI1 — MANRRGRRDVLQTLDDRELLRRYRLDRAGIMFVVDLLRDAITSPTRRHNAITPETKVITTLRYLATGKMQQCSSDDLGLSQSSVSRVITQTLTALSQPNIVTQFVSFPLDARTLHTHKRAFMDIAGFPGVVGVIDGTHVRIIAPSEDEAVFVNRRNFHSINVQIVFNAACKILDIVAKRPGSTHDARMLSESGIRQLFERRYVPANCHLLGDSGYPCKPWLLTPYLQPCQGPQLNYNRAHKTTRAVVEHGIGQLKRRFHVLHGEVRLRPEKVSKVIIACAILHNICKVRQIAEPLEDGDEDEDNDEDGGEEDIYIPQGNLAQSGLPYRANFTNLHFRQAVAPCLLRTCDGIKNYHSFTAHHLQLLNARQRTQSVNGLFFRCSILRW; from the exons ATGGCCAACAGAAGAGGCAGGAGAGATGTCCTGCAAACACTGGATGACAGGGAATTATTGAGACGCTACAGATTGGATCGTGCAGGAATCATGTTTGTGGTGGATCTCCTTAGAGATGCAATTACTTCACCAACTCGACGCCACAACGCTATTACACCGGAGACGAAAGTAATCACAACCCTGAGGTATTTGGCAACTGGGAAAATGCAACAATGCAGCAGTGATGACTTGGGTCTGTCCCAATCCTCTGTCAGCAGAGTCATCACCCAAACACTGACAGCTTTGTCACAACCTAATATTGTGACACAATTTGTTTCATTCCCGCTGGATGCCCgcactttacacacacataaaagggcatttatGGACATTGCAGGATTCCCTGGCGTTGTGGGTGTAATTGATGGAACACATGTGAGAATAATTGCGCCATCAGAGGACGAGGCTGTCTTTGTTAACAGGAGGAATTTCCACAGCATCAATGTGCAAATAGTCTTCAATGCGGCCTGTAAGATTTTGGACATTGTGGCTAAACGGCCAGGCTCCACACATGATGCGAGAATGCTCTCCGAGAGTGGCATCAGACAGCTTTTTGAGAGACGCTATGTGCCAGCTAATTGCCACTTGTTAGGGGACAGTGGCTACCCATGCAAACCATGGCTCCTTACACCTTACCTCCAGCCATGCCAAGGGCCCCAACTAAACTATAACAG GGCCCACAAGACAACAAGAGCGGTGGTGGAGCATGGCATAGGCCAGCTTAAGAGGCGCTTTCATGTTCTCCACGGAGAGGTGCGGCTGAGGCCTGAAAAAGTCAGCAAAGTCATCATAGCCTGTGCAATATTACACAATATTTGCAAGGTTAGACAGATTGCAGAACCTCTGGAGGATGGCGATGAGGATGAGGACAACGATGAGGATGGTGGTGAAGAAGATATTTACATTCCACAGGGGAACCTAGCCCAGAGTGGACTGCCTTACAGGGCAAACTTCacaaatttacatttcaggCAAGCTGTAGCCCCATGTCTTTTGAGAACTTGTGATGGTATTAAGAACTACCACAGTTTTACTGCACATCACCTGCAATTGTTAAATGCAAGACAAAGAACACAATCTGtaaatggtttattttttaggtgTTCAATTTTAAGGTGGTAG
- the LOC113024625 gene encoding uncharacterized protein LOC113024625: protein MFICYICKIHHTSCSVLFRHLKFQHGLYPGKFLRLTCGEPGCSFIFHTYSGYKRHLFRAHGDCVHSEVINNFEPVPNDGTSVSQPVNVAHPMTITTPVPVEKRQILNMCSSVIAQVQSSGVPESTVQLVGSLEELVNDIHAHAKQSVVDCLSTDTSRETLEKVEDCFDQLENPFSCLNTESKRIRYFEQKWKIVEPIEHVLGVRFDVRKDRTTGTYRQVPVNDKFMYVPIMGSLSSMFRNSELCSSFQKKKLNMEGLYRDLNDGSYFKNHSLFSQQEHALQIQLYYDDFETANPLGSKKGVHKLGCIYFVLRNLPPELNSVVMNIHLVALFHSEDLKKYGFDPILKPLVDDLKILETEGMQVPFSATPVRGSLFQITGDNLALHSIFGFVESFSANYCCRFCLTDKTELQSVFSEDHVGLTLRSKELHYKHCGAIQQNPALASTFGVKRNCLLNSLRLFHISDNYAVDIMHDLLEGVVQYELKLVFQYLIKTSLISLNSLSQRIISFNYGYAQRRNRPGGLKLDDNSKDLGLNAVQSWCLLRNSPLIFGDIVCRNDGHWNLLLLLVQIVNIVFSPIITHGMTCYLKHLIADHHKAFKSLFPERNLIPKHHLMIHYPRCIRKIGPLIHMWCMRFEAKHKFFKRSVKNFKNITKTLVKKHQNQLAFHFENFYFKRLQFGPINEVLASSLKGSEALNKMFDVSSIVSTTSWVKSYGTEYQVGMYVCSGVENEMPLFSKIVSIIVSDFNTYLLTCKVSTVYFNDHLNAFVIEDGLDVFALISVDDLVYYRPYDRQFSNGTDDKMYIVPYCNFV from the coding sequence ATGTTCATCTGTTACATTTGCAAGATACACCACACAAGTTGCTCAGTGTTATTTAGACATTTGAAGTTCCAGCATGGTTTGTACCCAGGAAAGTTTTTACGTTTGACCTGTGGAGAGCCTGGATGTTCATTTATCTTTCACACGTACTCTGGTTACAAGCGGCACTTATTCCGAGCACATGGAGACTGCGTTCACTCTGAGGTCATCAACAATTTTGAGCCTGTACCTAACGATGGAACCTCTGtttcacagcctgtaaatgtggCTCATCCCATGACAATAACTACACCGGTTCCAGTTGAAAAAAGGCAAATACTGAACATGTGCAGCTCTGTTATTGCTCAAGTACAATCATCAGGAGTTCCTGAAAGTACTGTACAGTTAGTTGGTTCATTGGAGGAACTGGTTAATGACATCCATGCACATGCAAAACAATCTGTTGTCGACTGTTTGTCAACTGATACATCAAGAGAAACCTTAGAAAAAGTTGAGGATTGCTTTGATCAGCTTGAAAATCCATTTTCATGTCTTAACACAGAATCTAAAAGGATAAGATATTTTGagcaaaaatggaaaatagtTGAACCCATAGAGCATGTTCTTGGTGTGCGTTTTGATGTACGCAAAGATAGAACAACAGGGACATACAGGCAAGTTCCTGTCAATGATAAATTCATGTACGTTCCTATCATGGGATCCCTTTCATCTATGTTTCGAAACAGTGAACTTTGTAGCagtttccagaaaaaaaaactaaacatggaGGGATTGTACAGAGATTTAAATGACGGCTCCTACttcaaaaatcacagtttattCTCACAACAAGAACATGCTCTCCAGATCCAGCTCTACTATGACGATTTTGAAACTGCTAATCCTTTAGGCTCAAAAAAGGGGGTGCACAAACTtggttgtatttattttgttttgagaaATTTGCCACCAGAGTTAAATTCTGTGGTGATGAACATTCATCTTGTAGCCCTTTTTCATTCAgaagacttaaaaaaatatgggTTTGATCCTATCCTAAAGCCACTTGTTGATGATCTAAAGATTTTAGAGACTGAAGGAATGCAAGTGCCCTTTTCAGCCACACCTGTGAGAGGTTCGCTTTTTCAGATTACAGGTGACAACTTGGCTTTACATagcatttttggttttgttgaaTCATTTAGTGCAAACTATTGTTGTAGATTTTGTTTAACTGATAAGACAGAGTTGCAGTCAGTTTTTAGTGAAGATCATGTAGGCTTAACACTGCGTTCCAAAGAACTTCATTACAAACACTGTGGTGCCATTCAACAAAATCCTGCTTTGGCCTCAACATTTGGTGTAAAAAGAAATTGTTTACTCAATTCACTTCGGCTGTTCCATATTTCAGACAACTATGCTGTAGACATAATGCATGATCTACTAGAGGGAGTGGTGCAGTATGAGTTAAAGCTTGTGTTTCAGTACTTGATTAAGACCTCTTTGATATCCTTGAATTCATTGTCACAGAGAATTATAAGCTTTAACTACGGATATGCACAGAGAAGGAACAGGCCAGGTGGGCTAAAACTGGATGACAACAGCAAAGATCTTGGGCTTAATGCTGTGCAGTCATGGTGTCTTTTGCGGAATAGCCCATTGATTTTTGGAGATATCGTTTGCAGAAATGATGGACATTGGAACTTGCTACTTTTGTTAGTTCAAATTGTGAACATTGTTTTTTCACCCATTATAACTCATGGCATGACTTGCTATTTGAAACATCTGATTGCCGATCATCACAAGGCTTTCAAATCTCTCTTTCCAGAACGGAATTTGATTCCAAAGCACCACCTAATGATCCATTACCCACGCTGCATTAGAAAAATTGGGCCACTCATACATATGTGGTGCATGAGATTTGAAGCAAAGCACAAGTTCTTCAAAAGATCTGtaaagaactttaaaaatatcacaaaaacactagtaaaaaaacatcagaatcaattagcctttcattttgaaaatttttattttaaaagattacAGTTCGGCCCCATTAATGAAGTCTTGGCCAGCAGCTTAAAAGGCAGTGAAGCACTGAATaaaatgtttgatgtttctTCTATTGTTTCTACAACTTCCTGGGTCAAAAGTTATGGTACAGAATATCAAGTTGGGATGTATGTTTGTTCTGGTGTTGAAAATGAGATGCCTTTGTTCAGTAAGATTGTCAGTATAATTGTTAGCGATTTCAATACTTATCTTCTAACTTGTAAGGTCTCAACAGTATATTTCAATGATCACTTAAATGCATTTGTTATTGAGGATGGATTAGATGTCTTTGCACTGATCTCTGTAGATGATCTGGTGTACTATAGACCTTATGATAGGCAATTTTCAAATGGCACTGATGACAAAATGTACATTGTCCCATACTGTAATTTTGTATGA